The genomic segment AACAAGACCTTAGGGCTGCCCCTGGATCACGAAGGCCGGGTCATCGTCGGCCCCGACCTGTCCCTGCCCGGCCATCCCGAAGTCTTCGCCATCGGCGATCAGGCCCGCTTCGATACGCCCCATGGGCCGCTGCCCGGACTCGCGCCGGTGGCGATGCAGCAAGGCGTGCACGCGGCCCGCAACATCCTCGCGGAGATCGCCGGCCGTCCGCGGCGGCCCTTCAAGTATCTCGACAAAGGGACCATGGCCGTGATCGGACGTAACTACGGAGTTACCGACTTCCACGGCTTGCGCATCGGCGGCTATCTCGCCTGGCTGATGTGGCTCTTCGTCCACATCCTCTACCTGATCGGTTTCCGCAACCGCATCGCGGTGATGTTCAATTGGGCCTGGTCTTACCTGACCTTCAAGCGCGGGGCGCGATTGATCACGGGGCGGGGCTGGCGGGAGAACGAAGGCGCTCCGCCGCCAGCGCCCAAGCCTGTCGAAGTCGCAGCGGGAGCGCGCTGAATCCGAAGCCCCCAGAGAGAGGGTACAGGGTTTAGGGTACAGGGTTCAGGGTTAAGATCGCTTTCGATTCTTCCTCACCATATACCCTAAACCCTGTACCCTTTACCCCTTTCTTCCCGTCCAGCCTTCAGATATCCTTGACGAGGATGGCGAGATCCTTCCCGCCGTATTGCACCGTCTGATTCACTTTCCAACCGAGCTTCTCGAATACGCCCTGGCTGATGGGATTAAACACGTACAGCTTGGCAAAACCCAACTGCCGGGCCAGCTTTTCGATTTCGGCCGCCAAAGCCGAGGCCACGCCCTGGCCGCGGTAATCGGGATGCACGTACACCGAGGATAGCCAAGGAGTCAGATCCGGGAGGATCTCCATATCCGAAGCCTTGAGGGAAGCCGTTCCCAGGACTCCGCGCTCATCGTGGGCGATGAGGGTGATGGGCATTTCGTTCTCGTTCACCCGCCCGAACAGGCCCTTCTGGATGTCTTGCAGGCTGCGCATGGGAAAGGCGTACGCCCATTCCTCATAGATCCATTTCGCGATGATGGGGATCCAGTTCTGGAAATACTTGATATGGCTGATCTGCATCCAGCACGCTCCCGGCCGCCGGCCGACTTCCACCGCTTAGAAGATAACTATCGGTTCCGGGAAGCCAGGCGAACCGTCGGTCCGGAGGCCGGGGCTTATCCGGCCCGTTATTTACGCCCGTTATTCCCGCCCGAACAGGGCCCGCAACTCGCCCTTGGCTTTTTCGAGGCGGGCCTTCTGCGCCTCCGTCAGATTCTTCCCGCCCCGGTTGATGTAGAAGTTCAGCATGGACATGGCCGATTGGTAAGGCCCGGCCTTCCGCCGGCGGCTATGTTCCGCGGAACGCTTCAAGGAAGCGGCGATGGCGGCCGGGCTCCGCATCTTGAAGACGCCCGCATCCAGGTCCATGGCATCGCTGGTTTGCATGACGTGCTTGGACCAACGCTTTCCGGAAGATCGCGTAGTGGTCATGGCATGACCTCCTACCTCGAAAATACCTTCCCATCGCATGGGACGCGACGGACCGCGCAGCCCGCTAGAGGGCCTTAAGGCAGGCCTGCACGAAGATGCGATAATGGCACTCGACCATGGTTTCGCCATCGGTCTGTTCCGGCGCCCTTCCCCCTTGGGTGACGAGGGTGCTTACGGTATCCAACAGAATGCGATCCTGGCGCTTGTCGTAAAGGATGGCCCGGAAGGAACGCCCCACTTCCACGGTGTGGCGGAAATCCATGCCGTGCAATATTCCCCCGCCAACGCTGCCGATCACCTCGCCGGCATTATGGGCGAAGTCGGCGGCCAGGGTCGAGGCGGATGCCTGTCCGCCTTC from the Fibrobacterota bacterium genome contains:
- a CDS encoding GNAT family N-acetyltransferase, which encodes MQISHIKYFQNWIPIIAKWIYEEWAYAFPMRSLQDIQKGLFGRVNENEMPITLIAHDERGVLGTASLKASDMEILPDLTPWLSSVYVHPDYRGQGVASALAAEIEKLARQLGFAKLYVFNPISQGVFEKLGWKVNQTVQYGGKDLAILVKDI
- a CDS encoding DUF3175 domain-containing protein — encoded protein: MRWEGIFEVGGHAMTTTRSSGKRWSKHVMQTSDAMDLDAGVFKMRSPAAIAASLKRSAEHSRRRKAGPYQSAMSMLNFYINRGGKNLTEAQKARLEKAKGELRALFGRE